A part of Aegilops tauschii subsp. strangulata cultivar AL8/78 chromosome 2, Aet v6.0, whole genome shotgun sequence genomic DNA contains:
- the LOC109771034 gene encoding phosphoinositide phospholipase C 2, with translation MGTYKCCLIFKRRFRWTDAPPPDDVRALFAEHSGGAATMGADGLRRYLESTGGDPDAADADAEGEADRLLDQIRLQGHQQRAGPRLPRLGRGQLLGLDDFHRFLFSADLNPPLRRPQVHHDMSQPISHYYVYTGHNSYLTGNQLSSDCSDVPIIKALQRGVRVIELDMWPNSAKDDISILHGRTLTTPVSLLKCLKSIKEYAFVASPYPVIITLEDHLTPELQDKVAKMVLEVFGDILYYPQEEHPKELPSPEFLKGRVLLSTKPPKEYLEAKDGGAVKDGDAEQNPGKGTDDDAAWGTEVPDFKTEIQSAKEEDASEHRRDDDEDDDDEDEQKMQQHLAPQYKHLITIRAGKPKGGTTSDALKCDPNKVRRLSLSEQQLAKAVVNHGTEIVRFTQRNLLRIYPKGTRVTSSNYNPFIGWVHGAQMVAFNMQGYGRALWLMHGFYKANGGCGYVKKPDFLMQSEPEVFDPKKPQPVKKTLKVKVYMGDGWRMDFKQTHFDQYSPPDFYARVGIAGVPADSVMKKTKAVEDNWVPVWGEEFSFDLTVPELALLRVEAHEYDMSEKDDFAGQTVLPVSELQPGIRAVALFDRKGNKFPNVKLLMRFEFV, from the exons ATGGGCACCTACAAGTGCTGCCTCATCTTCAAGCGCCGGTTCCGCTGGACGgacgcgccgccgccggacgaCGTGCGGGCGCTCTTCGCCGAGCACTCGGGCGGGGCCGCCACCATGGGCGCCGACGGCCTGCGCCGCTACCTCGAGTCCACGGGCGGCGACCCCGAcgccgccgacgccgacgccgagggCGAGGCGGACCGCCTGCTGGACCAGATCCGCCTGCAGGGCCACCAGCAGCGCGCcggcccgcgcctcccgcgcctcgGCCGCGGCCAGCTGCTCGGCCTCGACGACTTCCACCGCTTCCTCTTCTCCGCCGACCTCaacccgcccctccgccgcccgCAGGTCCACCACGACATGTCCCAGCCCATCTCCCACTACTACGTCTACACGGGACACAACTCGTACCTCACCGGCAACCAGCTCAGCAGCGACTGCAGCGACGTCCCCATCATCAAGGCCCTGCAGCGCGGCGTCCGGGTCATCGAGCTCGACATGTGGCCCAACTCCGCCAAGGACGACATCAGCATCCTCCATGGCAG GACATTGACCACCCCGGTTTCGCTGCTGAAATGCTTGAAATCCATCAAAGAGTACGCTTTCGTCGCGTCTCCCTACCCGGTTATCATCACACTGGAAGACCACCTTACACCCGAGCTGCAGGACAAAGTTGCCAAG ATGGTCCTTGAAGTGTTTGGCGACATACTGTACTACCCTCAAGAAGAACATCCCAAAGAACTCCCTTCACCTGAGTTCCTCAAGGGTCGTGTGCTACTATCAACAAAGCCCCCAAAGGAGTACCTTGAAGCCAAGGATGGTGGTGCCGTGAAAGATGGTGATGCGGAGCAGAATCCTGGCAAAGGGACTGACGATGATGCGGCTTGGGGAACAGAAGTCCCAGATTTCAAGACTGAAATCCAGTCTGCTAAA GAGGAGGATGCCTCAGAGCACCGTAGAGATGACGACGAGGACGATGACGATGAGGACGAACAGAAAATGCAACAGCATCTAGCTCCACAGTATAAACACCTTATTACTATAAGAGCAGGAAAGCCAAAGGGGGGTACTACGTCTGATGCCTTGAAGTGTGACCCAAACAAAGTTAGGCGGCTCAGTTTGAGCGAGCAACAACTTGCCAAAGCTGTAGTTAATCATGGCACCGAAATAGTGAG GTTTACACAGAGGAATCTTCTGAGGATATACCCAAAGGGCACTCGGGTTACTTCATCCAACTATAATCCATTTATTGGTTGGGTGCACGGTGCTCAGATGGTGGCCTTCAATATGCAG GGGTATGGAAGAGCCCTTTGGTTAATGCATGGGTTTTATAAAGCAAATGGTGGCTGTGGCTACGTGAAGAAACCAGATTTCTTGATGCAGTCCGAACCAGAAGTTTTTGATCCAAAAAAGCCTCAACCTGTTAAGAAGACCTTGAAG GTAAAAGTGTACATGGGCGATGGTTGGCGGATGGACTTCAAGCAGACACACTTTGACCAGTATTCTCCTCCAGATTTCTATGCACGG GTCGGGATCGCCGGCGTTCCGGCGGACTCGGTGATGAAGAAGACAAAGGCGGTGGAGGACAACTGGGTGCCGGTGTGGGGGGAGGAGTTCTCCTTCGATCTGACGGTGCCAGAGCTGGCGCTGCTGCGGGTGGAGGCGCATGAGTACGACATGTCGGAGAAGGACGATTTTGCGGGGCAGACGGTGCTGCCGGTGTCGGAGCTTCAGCCCGGGATCCGCGCGGTGGCGCTCTTCGACCGCAAGGGGAACAAGTTCCCCAACGTCAAGCTCCTCATGCGCTTTGAGTTTGTCTGA
- the LOC109771033 gene encoding peroxidase 21, translating into MRSELKMGLSSSLVPVAYALLLLCCFTARNAATAAASGDGGGGLRLNYYSESCPRAEEIVKEQVRRLYEEHGNTAVSWLRALFHDCTVKSCDASLLLETDAATGLVSEQASPRSFGMRNFKYVGAIKSALERECPGTVSCADILALAARDGAAMLGGPAAIPMRTGRRDATESQYGEVERYIPNHNDTVSAVLSRFAAMGLGAEAVVALLGAHSVGRVHCSNLVARLYPAVDAGMEPAYGAYLRGRCPTADAREDTRDVAYARNDRATPMVLDNMYHKNLLKGRGLLLVDQRLASDPRTAPFVRRMAADNGYFGETFAAALVRMSENGPLTGGQGEVRKDCRFVNAK; encoded by the exons ATGCGGAGTGAACTGAAGATGGGTCTCAGCTCAAGCCTAGTCCCGGTGGCATATGCACTGCTCCTCTTGTGCTGCTTCACTGCTC GGAATGCTGCCACCGCTGCTGCGAGTGGTGATGGTGGCGGTGGTCTGAGGCTGAACTACTACTCCGAGAGCTGCCCGAGAGCGGAGGAGATCGTGAAGGAGCAGGTGAGGAGGCTGTACGAGGAGCACGGCAACACGGCCGTGTCGTGGCTCCGGGCCCTCTTCCACGACTGCACCGTCAAGTCCTGCGACGCGTCGCTGCTCCTGGAGACCGACGCCGCCACGGGCCTCGTCTCCGAGCAGGCCTCCCCGAGGAGCTTCGGCATGCGCAACTTCAAGTACGTGGGCGCCATCAAGTCGGCCCTGGAGCGCGAGTGCCCGGGCACCGTCTCCTGCGCGGACATCCTCGCGCTCGCCGCCCGGGACGGCGCGGCCATGctgggcgggccggcggcgatcCCGATGCGGACGGGGCGGCGGGACGCCACGGAGAGCCAGTACGGCGAGGTGGAGCGGTACATCCCGAACCACAACGACACGGTGTCGGCGGTGCTGTCCCGGTTCGCGGCCATGGGGCTGGGCGCCGAGGCCGTGGTGGCGCTGCTGGGCGCGCACTCGGTGGGCCGCGTCCACTGCAGCAACCTGGTGGCGAGGCTGTACCCGGCCGTGGACGCTGGCATGGAGCCGGCGTACGGCGCGTACCTGCGGGGCCGGTGCCCGACGGCGGACGCGAGGGAGGACACCCGCGACGTGGCGTACGCGCGTAACGACCGCGCCACGCCCATGGTGCTCGACAACATGTACCACAAGAACCTGCTCAAGGGTCGGGGGCTCCTGCTCGTGGACCAGCGGCTCGCCTCCGACCCCCGCACCGCGCCGTTCGTGAGGAGGATGGCGGCTGACAACGGGTACTTTGGTGAGACGTTCGCGGCGGCGCTGGTGAGGATGTCGGAGAACGGGCCGCTCACCGGCGGGCAGGGGGAGGTCAGGAAGGACTGCAGGTTCGTCAACGCCAAGTAA